A stretch of Cicer arietinum cultivar CDC Frontier isolate Library 1 chromosome 5, Cicar.CDCFrontier_v2.0, whole genome shotgun sequence DNA encodes these proteins:
- the LOC140920303 gene encoding uncharacterized protein isoform X2: MARRRKLNIRHRASDNEGIQSTSNNTNSTNVEGSNVAETRSSPCHAEGVIQVEPKRARGPTKMLDVWEMEDGDLIIVNLDKYGRPIGEEGTTLTRFIGSVARRYQYAPINYKSWKVMPNDYKEEMLKLIESKFEFVPPINDLTREMLKSELNEKWRQWKGDLKSMAYDPTKTEEEVASLVPDDRVDPNQYHGLVHHWFSDEGQKISKINRQNRAKFEDVHCMGSKSLPKFIDEKVYFYFYFYFYGFNLN; encoded by the exons ATGGCTCGAAGAAGAAAGTTAAATATTCGACATCGAGCAAGTGATAATGAAGGAATTCAGTCTACTTCAAATAATACAAACTCAACCAATGTAGAAGGAAGTAATGTTGCAGAAACTCGTTCTAGTCCTTGTCATGCAGAAGGTGTCATAC aAGTAGAGCCTAAACGGGCTAGAGGTCCTACAAAAATGTTAGATGTATGGGAAATGGAAGATGGTGATTTAATAATCGTTAATTTGGACAAATATGGTCGACCCATTGGTGAGGAAGGGACAACTCTAACTCGTTTCATTGGTAGCGTAGCTAGAAGGTATCAATATGCTCCTATCAACTACAAGTCATGGAAAGTTATGCCAAATGATTACAAAGaagaaatgttgaaattaataGAG agtaaatttgagtttgttcctCCAATAAATGACTTAACAAGAGAAATGTTAAAATCCGAGCTGAATGAGAAATGGAGGCAATGGAAGGGTGATCTAAAGTCAATGGCATATGACCCTACTAAAACAGAAGAAGAAGTTGCATCTCTTGTACCAGATGATAGGGTTGACCCAAATCAATATCATGGTTTGGTTCATCATTGGTTTTCTGATGAAGGACAA aaaataagtaaaattaataggcAAAATCGTGCTAAGTTTGAAGATGTTCATTGTATGGGTTCAAAAAGTCTCCCAAAGTTTATTGATGAGAAggtttatttctatttctatttctatttttatggctttaatttaaattaa
- the LOC140920303 gene encoding uncharacterized protein isoform X3, with protein MKEAMARRRKLNIRHRASDNEGIQSTSNNTNSTNVEGSNVAETRSSPCHAEGVIQVEPKRARGPTKMLDVWEMEDGDLIIVNLDKYGRPIGEEGTTLTRFIGSVARRYQYAPINYKSWKVMPNDYKEEMLKLIEVL; from the exons ATGAA AGAAGCAATGGCTCGAAGAAGAAAGTTAAATATTCGACATCGAGCAAGTGATAATGAAGGAATTCAGTCTACTTCAAATAATACAAACTCAACCAATGTAGAAGGAAGTAATGTTGCAGAAACTCGTTCTAGTCCTTGTCATGCAGAAGGTGTCATAC aAGTAGAGCCTAAACGGGCTAGAGGTCCTACAAAAATGTTAGATGTATGGGAAATGGAAGATGGTGATTTAATAATCGTTAATTTGGACAAATATGGTCGACCCATTGGTGAGGAAGGGACAACTCTAACTCGTTTCATTGGTAGCGTAGCTAGAAGGTATCAATATGCTCCTATCAACTACAAGTCATGGAAAGTTATGCCAAATGATTACAAAGaagaaatgttgaaattaataGAGGTATTATGA
- the LOC140920303 gene encoding uncharacterized protein isoform X1, which yields MKEAMARRRKLNIRHRASDNEGIQSTSNNTNSTNVEGSNVAETRSSPCHAEGVIQVEPKRARGPTKMLDVWEMEDGDLIIVNLDKYGRPIGEEGTTLTRFIGSVARRYQYAPINYKSWKVMPNDYKEEMLKLIESKFEFVPPINDLTREMLKSELNEKWRQWKGDLKSMAYDPTKTEEEVASLVPDDRVDPNQYHGLVHHWFSDEGQKISKINRQNRAKFEDVHCMGSKSLPKFIDEKVYFYFYFYFYGFNLN from the exons ATGAA AGAAGCAATGGCTCGAAGAAGAAAGTTAAATATTCGACATCGAGCAAGTGATAATGAAGGAATTCAGTCTACTTCAAATAATACAAACTCAACCAATGTAGAAGGAAGTAATGTTGCAGAAACTCGTTCTAGTCCTTGTCATGCAGAAGGTGTCATAC aAGTAGAGCCTAAACGGGCTAGAGGTCCTACAAAAATGTTAGATGTATGGGAAATGGAAGATGGTGATTTAATAATCGTTAATTTGGACAAATATGGTCGACCCATTGGTGAGGAAGGGACAACTCTAACTCGTTTCATTGGTAGCGTAGCTAGAAGGTATCAATATGCTCCTATCAACTACAAGTCATGGAAAGTTATGCCAAATGATTACAAAGaagaaatgttgaaattaataGAG agtaaatttgagtttgttcctCCAATAAATGACTTAACAAGAGAAATGTTAAAATCCGAGCTGAATGAGAAATGGAGGCAATGGAAGGGTGATCTAAAGTCAATGGCATATGACCCTACTAAAACAGAAGAAGAAGTTGCATCTCTTGTACCAGATGATAGGGTTGACCCAAATCAATATCATGGTTTGGTTCATCATTGGTTTTCTGATGAAGGACAA aaaataagtaaaattaataggcAAAATCGTGCTAAGTTTGAAGATGTTCATTGTATGGGTTCAAAAAGTCTCCCAAAGTTTATTGATGAGAAggtttatttctatttctatttctatttttatggctttaatttaaattaa